Genomic window (Deinococcus arcticus):
GACTATTCTTGCGTGCGGAACGGCAAAAACCCGCCGGGCTCTGCCGGTGGGCGTACGCCCCATACCCCATTTCACAGGAGGACACGACATGCTGAAACCTTTAGGTGACCGCGTTCTGGTTGAAATTATCGAGGAAGCCGAGCAGAAGACCGCCGGCGGCCTGTACGTCCCCGACACCGCCAAGGAAAAGAGCCAGCGTGGCCGCGTCGTGGCCGTGGGCAACGGCAAGATGCTGGACAACGGCACCCGCGTGGCGCTGGACGTCAAGGCGGGCGACACCGTGTACTTCGCCAAGTACGGCGGCACGGAAGTCAGCCTGGAAGGCAAGAACTACTCCATCCTGTCCGAGCGCGACATTCTGGCGATTGTGGAGTAAGGCCATGAGCTTTGGGCCATGAGCCATGAGGAAAGTGGCCCAAGCTCAGGCACTCTTAGAAAACGCCTTCAACCCGCACTTTATTCAAGATTCAAGGCCGACCCCATGGCTCAAAGCCCATGGCCCATGGCCCACTCCAAAGGAGCACCATCATGGCTAAACAGCTTGTGTTTGATGAATCCGCCCGCCGCAGCCTGGAACGCGGCGTCAATGCCGTCGCCAACGCCGTCAAAGTGACCCTGGGGCCCCGTGGCCGCAACGTGGTCATCGAGAAGAAGTTCGGCAGCCCCACCATCACCAAGGACGGCGTGACCGTCGCCAAGGAAATCGAGCTGGAAGACAAGCTCGAGAACATCGGCGCGCAGCTGCTGAAAGAAGTCGCCAGCAAGACCAACGACATCACGGGTGACGGCACCACCACCGCCACCGTGCTGGGTCAGGCCGTGGTGAAAGAGGGCCTGCGCAACGTGGCGGCCGGCGCCAACCCGCTGGCCCTGAAGCGCGGCATCGAAAAGGCCGTGGCCGTGGCCATCGAGGAAATCAAGGCCCTGGCCGTGCCTGTCGAGGACAGCGACGCCATCAAGAAGGTCGCCGGCATCTCGGCCAACGATGAGCAGGTCGGCCAGGAAATCGCCAGCGCGATGGACAAGGTGGGCAAAGAAGGCGTCATCACCATCGAGGAGTCCAAAGGCTTCGACACCGAAGTGGACGTCGTGGAAGGGATGCAGTTCGACAAGGGCTTTATCAACCCCTATTTCATCACCAACCCCGAGAAGATGGAAGCCGTCCTCGAAGACGCCTACATCCTGATCAACGAGAAGAAGGTCAGCAACCTCAAGGACATGCTGCCCATCCTGGAAAAGGTCGCCCAGACCGGCAAGCCCCTGCTGATCATCGCTGAAGACGTGGAAGGCGAGGCCCTGGCCACCCTGGTGGTCAACAAGCTGCGCGGCACCCTGAACATCGCCGCCGTGAAGGCCCCCGGCTTCGGTGACCGCCGCAAGGAAATGCTGCGTGACATCGCCGCCGTGACGGGCGGGGAAGTGGTCAGCGAGGACCTGGGCCACAAGCTGGAAAACGTCACCATGGACATGCTGGGCCGCGCCGCGCGCATCCGCATCACCAAGGACGAGACCACCATCGTGGACGGCAAGGGCGAGCAGAGCCAGATTGACGCGCGCGTCAACGCCATCAAGGGCGAACTGGACACCACCGACAGCGACTACGCCCGCGAGAAGCTGCAGGAGCGCCTGGCCAAGCTGGCCGGCGGCGTGGCCGTGATCCGCGTGGGCGCCGCCACCGAAACCGAGCTGAAAGAGAAGAAGCACCGCTACGAAGACGCCCTGTCCACCGCCCGCTCGGCCGTGGAAGAAGGCATCGTGGCTGGCGGCGGCACCACGCTGCTGCGCATCATCCCCGCTGTCAAGAAGGCCGCTGAAAGCCTGACCGGCGACGAGGCCACCGGCGCGCGCATCCTGATTCGCGCCCTGGAAGAGCCGGCCCGCCAGATCGCCATGAACGCCGGCGAGGAAGGCAGCGTCATCGTGAACGCCGTGATCAACTCCGACAAGCCCCGCTTCGGCTTCAACGCCGCGACGGGTGAGTACGTGGACGACATGGTGGCCGCCGGGATCGTAGACCCCGCCAAGGTGACCCGCACCGCGCTGCAGAACGCCGCCAGCATCGGCGCGCTGATCCTGACCACCGAGGCGATTGTCAGCGACAAGCCCGAGAAACCCCAGGCCCAGGGCCAGGGTGGCGGCGCCCCCGACATGGGCGGGATGGACTTCTAAAGACCAGCTCAGCCAGCGTCAACCGGGCAGAAGAGCGGAGGGGCCGTCCCCAACGCCTGAGCCACCAGACGTTGAGGGTTGATTGTTGAAGGGTGATGGTCAACCAGGGGAAGGCCGGGGCGTGATGCTCCGGCCTTCTTGCTGTGTGCTCCGGCTTCCGGTTGTTCCGCCGACAGATCGGAACAGAGCCGATGTGCCGACGCCACGCCTGGAACCCGGGTTCCTCCTGCTGGCGCTGCGAAGCCGCTCTCCGAGTCCGCTCGGATGGAATCGCTGACCACAGCGATGGGGTCGGAGTTCGTCTTACAGCATTGTTCCGACCGCAGGAGGAAGGAGCAGAAGCGGACTTCCAGGAATTGGAAGAACATCCAGTTCTTTCCTGGGTGTTACGAAAATGGACAGCAGTCCGTGTAAGGCGAGGCTGGACGAGGGCAGAAGGGCCGCGTTGAGGTCATGTCTGCCCTGTCTGCACCTCCCCCCCCGCCGGGGGGGACGCCCCCTGGGCAACGGTCACTTTTACGTCGCTTTTACGTTGACC
Coding sequences:
- the groL gene encoding chaperonin GroEL (60 kDa chaperone family; promotes refolding of misfolded polypeptides especially under stressful conditions; forms two stacked rings of heptamers to form a barrel-shaped 14mer; ends can be capped by GroES; misfolded proteins enter the barrel where they are refolded when GroES binds) encodes the protein MAKQLVFDESARRSLERGVNAVANAVKVTLGPRGRNVVIEKKFGSPTITKDGVTVAKEIELEDKLENIGAQLLKEVASKTNDITGDGTTTATVLGQAVVKEGLRNVAAGANPLALKRGIEKAVAVAIEEIKALAVPVEDSDAIKKVAGISANDEQVGQEIASAMDKVGKEGVITIEESKGFDTEVDVVEGMQFDKGFINPYFITNPEKMEAVLEDAYILINEKKVSNLKDMLPILEKVAQTGKPLLIIAEDVEGEALATLVVNKLRGTLNIAAVKAPGFGDRRKEMLRDIAAVTGGEVVSEDLGHKLENVTMDMLGRAARIRITKDETTIVDGKGEQSQIDARVNAIKGELDTTDSDYAREKLQERLAKLAGGVAVIRVGAATETELKEKKHRYEDALSTARSAVEEGIVAGGGTTLLRIIPAVKKAAESLTGDEATGARILIRALEEPARQIAMNAGEEGSVIVNAVINSDKPRFGFNAATGEYVDDMVAAGIVDPAKVTRTALQNAASIGALILTTEAIVSDKPEKPQAQGQGGGAPDMGGMDF
- the groES gene encoding co-chaperone GroES, with protein sequence MLKPLGDRVLVEIIEEAEQKTAGGLYVPDTAKEKSQRGRVVAVGNGKMLDNGTRVALDVKAGDTVYFAKYGGTEVSLEGKNYSILSERDILAIVE